The Aphelocoma coerulescens isolate FSJ_1873_10779 chromosome 2, UR_Acoe_1.0, whole genome shotgun sequence genome contains a region encoding:
- the IDI1 gene encoding isopentenyl-diphosphate Delta-isomerase 1 isoform X1, whose amino-acid sequence MWRALRRAGSGAPWSGPGVRGERRVPSARTGNRVCATITMPEVNTDQLDEQQVQLLAEMCILIDENDNKIGADTKKNCHLNENIDKGLLHRAFSVFLFNTENKLLLQQRSNAKITFPDCFTNTCCSHPLSHPQELEENNAIGVRRAAQRRLKAELGIPMEQVTPEEISYLTRIHYKAKSDGIWGEHEIDYILFVQKDVTLNPDPNEIQSYCYVTQKELKQLLDKAARNEVKITPWFKLIAETFLFKWWDNLDNLNKFVEHEKIHRM is encoded by the exons ATGTGGCGCGCGCTGcgccgggccgggagcggggccccTTGGAGCGGCCCCGGCGTGAGGGGAGAGCGGCGGGTCCCGAGCGCACGGACAGGCAA TAGAGTGTGTGCTACCATCACGATGCCTGAAGTAAACACAGATCAACTGGATGAGCAGCAGGTGCAGCTCTTGGCAGAGATGTGCATCCTTATAGATGAAAATGACAATAAAATTGGAGCAGATACCAAGAAAAACTGTCACTTGAATGAAAACATTGATAAAG gtTTACTGCATCGAGCTTTTAGTGTTTTCTTatttaatacagaaaataaactgctgctgcagcagaggtcAAATGCAAAAATTACATTTCCAG ACTGTTTTACCAACACGTGTTGCAGTCATCCTCTAAGCCATCCACAAGAACTGGAAGAAAATAATGCCATTGGTGTTCGGAGAGCAGCACAGAGACGACTGAAAGCAGAGTTGGGAATTCCCATGGAGCAG GTAACTCCAGAAGAGATCTCCTACCTGACACGAATACACTACAAGGCCAAGTCTGATGGGATCTGGGGAGAACATGAAATAGACTATATCTTGTTTGTGCAGAAGGATGTGACACTGAATCCCGACCCCAACGAGATCCAAAGCTACTGCTACGTGacacagaaagaactgaaacagcTCTTGGACAAAGCTGCCAGGAATGAAGTTAAGATTACTCCATGGTTCAAGCTGATAGCAGAGACCTTTCTTTTTAAGTGGTGGGATAACCTGGATAACTTGAACAAATTTGTTGAGCATGAAAAGATACACCGAATGTAA
- the IDI1 gene encoding isopentenyl-diphosphate Delta-isomerase 1 isoform X3 yields MPEVNTDQLDEQQVQLLAEMCILIDENDNKIGADTKKNCHLNENIDKGLLHRAFSVFLFNTENKLLLQQRSNAKITFPDCFTNTCCSHPLSHPQELEENNAIGVRRAAQRRLKAELGIPMEQVTPEEISYLTRIHYKAKSDGIWGEHEIDYILFVQKDVTLNPDPNEIQSYCYVTQKELKQLLDKAARNEVKITPWFKLIAETFLFKWWDNLDNLNKFVEHEKIHRM; encoded by the exons ATGCCTGAAGTAAACACAGATCAACTGGATGAGCAGCAGGTGCAGCTCTTGGCAGAGATGTGCATCCTTATAGATGAAAATGACAATAAAATTGGAGCAGATACCAAGAAAAACTGTCACTTGAATGAAAACATTGATAAAG gtTTACTGCATCGAGCTTTTAGTGTTTTCTTatttaatacagaaaataaactgctgctgcagcagaggtcAAATGCAAAAATTACATTTCCAG ACTGTTTTACCAACACGTGTTGCAGTCATCCTCTAAGCCATCCACAAGAACTGGAAGAAAATAATGCCATTGGTGTTCGGAGAGCAGCACAGAGACGACTGAAAGCAGAGTTGGGAATTCCCATGGAGCAG GTAACTCCAGAAGAGATCTCCTACCTGACACGAATACACTACAAGGCCAAGTCTGATGGGATCTGGGGAGAACATGAAATAGACTATATCTTGTTTGTGCAGAAGGATGTGACACTGAATCCCGACCCCAACGAGATCCAAAGCTACTGCTACGTGacacagaaagaactgaaacagcTCTTGGACAAAGCTGCCAGGAATGAAGTTAAGATTACTCCATGGTTCAAGCTGATAGCAGAGACCTTTCTTTTTAAGTGGTGGGATAACCTGGATAACTTGAACAAATTTGTTGAGCATGAAAAGATACACCGAATGTAA
- the IDI1 gene encoding isopentenyl-diphosphate Delta-isomerase 1 isoform X2 translates to MWRALRRAGSGAPWSGPGVRGERRVPSARTGKVCATITMPEVNTDQLDEQQVQLLAEMCILIDENDNKIGADTKKNCHLNENIDKGLLHRAFSVFLFNTENKLLLQQRSNAKITFPDCFTNTCCSHPLSHPQELEENNAIGVRRAAQRRLKAELGIPMEQVTPEEISYLTRIHYKAKSDGIWGEHEIDYILFVQKDVTLNPDPNEIQSYCYVTQKELKQLLDKAARNEVKITPWFKLIAETFLFKWWDNLDNLNKFVEHEKIHRM, encoded by the exons ATGTGGCGCGCGCTGcgccgggccgggagcggggccccTTGGAGCGGCCCCGGCGTGAGGGGAGAGCGGCGGGTCCCGAGCGCACGGACAGGCAA AGTGTGTGCTACCATCACGATGCCTGAAGTAAACACAGATCAACTGGATGAGCAGCAGGTGCAGCTCTTGGCAGAGATGTGCATCCTTATAGATGAAAATGACAATAAAATTGGAGCAGATACCAAGAAAAACTGTCACTTGAATGAAAACATTGATAAAG gtTTACTGCATCGAGCTTTTAGTGTTTTCTTatttaatacagaaaataaactgctgctgcagcagaggtcAAATGCAAAAATTACATTTCCAG ACTGTTTTACCAACACGTGTTGCAGTCATCCTCTAAGCCATCCACAAGAACTGGAAGAAAATAATGCCATTGGTGTTCGGAGAGCAGCACAGAGACGACTGAAAGCAGAGTTGGGAATTCCCATGGAGCAG GTAACTCCAGAAGAGATCTCCTACCTGACACGAATACACTACAAGGCCAAGTCTGATGGGATCTGGGGAGAACATGAAATAGACTATATCTTGTTTGTGCAGAAGGATGTGACACTGAATCCCGACCCCAACGAGATCCAAAGCTACTGCTACGTGacacagaaagaactgaaacagcTCTTGGACAAAGCTGCCAGGAATGAAGTTAAGATTACTCCATGGTTCAAGCTGATAGCAGAGACCTTTCTTTTTAAGTGGTGGGATAACCTGGATAACTTGAACAAATTTGTTGAGCATGAAAAGATACACCGAATGTAA